A single window of Cydia splendana chromosome 13, ilCydSple1.2, whole genome shotgun sequence DNA harbors:
- the LOC134796054 gene encoding coiled-coil-helix-coiled-coil-helix domain-containing protein 10, mitochondrial-like yields MPFGRSRSGGSPRRTPYSRAERQAPSRPPPMIVQPQRSVFRDAAAVAGGVTVGTTMGHLAGEAISSLFTGRRRQEVVEVLPRNYSMDQPPSGPCAYEIATFLNCAAEREDLTECAAFQEALKQCKKRNGL; encoded by the exons CCCGAGGAGGACACCGTACTCCAGGGCCGAAAGGCAAGCGCCGTCACGGCCTCCGCCAATGATCGTCCAGCCGCAACGCTCGGTGTTCCGCGATGCTGCTGCTGTGGCGGGCGGCGTTACTGTCGGGACCACAATG GGTCACCTAGCGGGTGAGGCTATCAGCAGCCTGTTCACCGGTCGCCGGCGCCAGGAGGTGGTTGAGGTGCTTCCCCGCAACTATTCCATGGATCAGCCGCCGTCCGGCCCCTGCGCCTACGAGATAGCCACGTTTCTCAACTGCGCGGCGGAACGTGAGGACCTGACTGAATGCGCTGCTTTCCAAGAAGCGCTTAAGCAGTGCAAGAAGCGAAATG GTCTCTGA